From Pectobacterium carotovorum:
TTTCGGCGCGATATCCGTCAGTACCATGTCTTCTACCGCACCACGCGTGACGCCGATGCTTTTGCCTGCCAGCGCTTCTGATGATGTCAGCGTGCTGTCTTTCGGCCCAAATACACCGAGGAAAAACGGCGCATAGGCGCGGCTGAAATCGATCACTTTTTCACGCTCGGCGTTTTTGCCCAAGCTGGAGATCACCAGGTCAACTTTGTTGGTTTGCAGATACGGCACGCGGTTGGCGCTGGTTACCGGAACCAGCTGCAACTTTAGTTTCATCTCTTTCGCCAGATAGCGAGCAATATCGATGTCATACCCCTGCGGTTGCAGATCCGTCCCGACCGATCCAAACGGCGGGAAATCCTGCGGCACAGCGACACGCAGCACGCCGCGCTTCTCGATATCCTGCAACTGATCGGCCATCGCGCTACCGGCCTGAACCAGTAACATTGCCGCGCCCATCACCGCCAGTAACCCTTTTTTGATGCCCAGTTTATTGATCAACATCGTCTCTGCCCCCGGTTAGTGTAATTGAAACGAAAGATTCTTTAAAAACAAATATTGAAACTATCGTTACAGACATTAAGCAAGTAGCATGCCAGATCACGTGGTTACCTTTGACTGTGAGGAACAACGTAGAAGGTCAGAGAATCATGCTGGAATATGGCATAGCTGTGGATATGGAATATTGAAGAACAGTTTCGGGCGTGATTACAGAGAGATCATTTATGCAACTCATGCACCACGCCCGACGTAGGGCTGCTCAGTCGCCGCAGCCCTACGAACCCTGGCTTTCGGCGTGAATTATGCCGCTACGCGGTACATTCGAAACGCGTGTCATCCTGTCGAACCGCCTGTGACGCGCTCCCGACGCGGCACAGGCTTTCGCAGCGTCCATGCTGCTCATTCGGGATGACCCGCATTTCTCATCATAATTTTTTACGCCTATGAACAGATAACAACGAGAAACAATCCACAGCACTGCGTCACAAAAATAATCCGGTGCTATCACGCCCGAAACGATCTGCATGACTATATGACAGATCCACATGACGGCATGACACATAAGGGCATCAGAAGAACACCAAACACCAACCAAATTGCACCATATTGGTGCAATAGCACCATCCCAACGCCCCATTAGCGTTGTTCAAGCTCATCCAGTTCACCATAAAGATCCGCGATCTGGTGGATACGCTGGCGTCCATCACGCAGCATTTCATGCAGTAGCGCATTGCTGACTACATTCACCAAACTCATGGCGGAGGAATAGCTGTCAAACGCCGAGACGCTGTCCAGCGGGACGCACAATGACCAGGTTGCCAGCGGCATCAACGTGCTGACCTGTGGTTCACACAGCAGCAGCACAGGCACACCGCGTTTTTGCAGCTGCGCCAGCAGCGGCTGAATCAGGCGCGGGCGGCGACGAAAGGCCACCACAATCACGACATCCTGCGCAGTGAGATCCACCAGCTCTTCGGATAGCGTCTGCCCCGGCTGCGTCAGCAGCGTGACCTGTTGGCGAATCTGGAGTAGCTGTTGGCGCAGGTGCAGCGACACCGGATAGCTATTGCGCAACCCAATCAGGCACAAACGCTGCGCCTGCATCAGCGCCTGAATCACCACGCCAAACTGCACAGGGTCAATTTGGCTTATCCACTGCGTCAGATTCGCCATCTCCTGCTTGTAATGCCGCGCCAGCAGCGTATTGCCCTGCACGGCATCGCGGTTATCCGCCAGCGGCATCCCACTCTGGCGCAACGTTCTGA
This genomic window contains:
- a CDS encoding transporter substrate-binding domain-containing protein; protein product: MLINKLGIKKGLLAVMGAAMLLVQAGSAMADQLQDIEKRGVLRVAVPQDFPPFGSVGTDLQPQGYDIDIARYLAKEMKLKLQLVPVTSANRVPYLQTNKVDLVISSLGKNAEREKVIDFSRAYAPFFLGVFGPKDSTLTSSEALAGKSIGVTRGAVEDMVLTDIAPKAAQIKRYEDNNTTLSAYLSGQVEYVATGNLVVAAIAEQNPTKAPVAKFMLKDSPCYIGLKKDEPALKAKVDALIEQALKDNTLNTLSEKWLKAPLPASIKA
- a CDS encoding MurR/RpiR family transcriptional regulator; translated protein: MMQIDERLRDRYGELSPQEQRVADFIFDHFDDLISYNSAELARLSGVSKATVSRLFKRLGYPSYRDMRDELRTLRQSGMPLADNRDAVQGNTLLARHYKQEMANLTQWISQIDPVQFGVVIQALMQAQRLCLIGLRNSYPVSLHLRQQLLQIRQQVTLLTQPGQTLSEELVDLTAQDVVIVVAFRRRPRLIQPLLAQLQKRGVPVLLLCEPQVSTLMPLATWSLCVPLDSVSAFDSYSSAMSLVNVVSNALLHEMLRDGRQRIHQIADLYGELDELEQR